The window AGCCTAAGAGATATAGTGATAAACAGACTTGTAGAAGCACTAACAAGAAAAACATAGCATCTAACCATCTCTTCTCCGTTCTGGGAGACGTAGGGTGAAGGCTAAACTCTGCTTGGCGGTATTGATTGTTAGTATCATAGATGTTAATGGTATGGATTTATAACCAATATAGGGTCTCGAAGACCTGCTAAGCTTTATACTATTACTGAGAGCCTTGCTCATTAGGGTGGGAGGAGTTCAGTGATCTCTTCTACTGATTGAAGCTGGGGCTTTTGATTGTAGAGCTCTCAAGCGGGGCTCTATAGAATAGGGTTGGTTATCGATACTCTGTCTCTGGGGAGATCTGCTTCATAATCTCCTCAGCTATTGCTTTGGCTAGTGGTGGGGGTACTGCTTCTCCCACTTGGTTATACTGCTCGTCTCTTCCTCCTAGGAAGATATGGTTGTCTGGGAATCCCATGAGCCTTGCTTGTTCTCTAACAGTTAGTAGTCTATCCTCGTATGGGTGTATAAATCTTGATGATCCCATAACTGTTGGCGCTATATCCCTTGGGTCTATCCTTATATAGTTTGGTAGCCTCCTCCCACCAGCTCCTTCGAATAGATATAGCGAGTCTCCCCTCCTCACCCTCGCTATCCTCTTGGATTTCCTAGGTGATAGGCTTACATATTCGTGGTTGGGTATTCCAGAGCCTGGGGGTGGGAGGTTTGATAGGGCCTCGCCAGCTGTTGGGGGTCTTCTCTTCCTCGGCTTTATCTCTATATTAGATATGAAGACCCTCGTCCTTTTGCTGGGTGTTCCATAGTCCTCTGCTCTGAGTATGTTGAAGTATATCTCTCTATACCCGGCTCTTCTAAATAGATCCTCTATCACCTCATCCAGCGGGGGCTCCATAATCCCTGGGACGTTCTCCATAACAAATACCTCTGGCTCTAGCTCTGATACAATTCTTATGAAGTGGATCACAAGCCTCCCAATAGGGTCTCTGTATAGCCTGTCGAGAGGGTCTCTCATCCTCTCTGGATTAGCACCTGTGAAGGCCTCGCATGGTGGGCCTCCAATCACTATTAGAGGCCTCCCACCTAGGATCGATATTATATCCTCTCCCCCTATCTCCTGGATATCCTCTTGGAGAGCCACAGCCTCTGGGAAGTTAGCCTTATAGGATCTTATAGCGCTTCTATCACTATCAACCCCCATCAATATCTCGAAGCCAGCCTCGGAGAACCCCCTTGAAAAGCCTCCAGCACCTGAGAAGAGGTCAACGACCCCTGCTATATAGCCTCTTCTCATCCCTCTCCACGCCTAGCCTTATAAGCTCTATAAGCTCCTTAAGCCTCTTGATAATCAACGAGTTATCCACAGGAGATAACGGGGCACCGCAGTGGGGGCATTTAAAGTCATTTGAGAGGGCATCGTCGAAAGAGAATCTCTCGTTATCTTTACACCCTGAGCATGTGAAGACATATGTCTCCTCATATCTAAGCCTAGATATGAGCTTATTCATAACAATCTTCTTCCTCGCAATAAGTATCTGGGGGAGATACTCGATATTAGCCCTCCAGAAATACACGTAATACCCGGTCTCCCTATCCCTAATCCTCCTAGAGGTTACAAAGCCGTGCTCAGCAAGCTTATATAGGATCCTCCTCACCTCATTCACATGAAGCCCGCTCATAGACGCTATCTCCTCATCCTGCACCTCCCTATTAACCCTTAAAAGGATCTCGAAGACCTGCCTCGACGGCTCGCCAAAAGTACTCCTAACAATCTCCATAACAACATTCAGCCCAATACCGGTGGAGTTCCCCGCTGACATGCGGTTTAGCAACACCAAAATATAGATCCCCTAGGAAAGTAATATATCCATACAAATGTTGATCCCAACTATCCGGGGGTTGAGAGCTAATGCTGATCCACCACCTAGGAGGAGCCTCTAAAAGGCAAAACCCTCGGTGTGATAAGCTATAGATGCTATGGGAAGAGGTTATAGTAGAAGCGATTATAGATTATATTATGAAAAGAGATGATAAGAGGGAAGGGGGTTGGATGAGATAGAAACAGCTAGGGAATTAATGATCTAGGTGGTACGGGGTTTATATCTCACTTTCCCCCACGGCTCTTTAGGTGCCCAGAGTCCTGTTCTAAGTGCTGTTAACTCTATCACCTGTGTATGGTCTATGAATAGGTTTACATCCCTGCCGAATGTGTATATATACCATCTAAACACCGGTCTCTCTGCTGCTTCGAACATGAGCTTCTCCAAGCCGTATCTCTTTATAAGTGTTTCCACTATATCTGTTCTCCATTTTCTAACCCCTTCTGTTATCCCCTCTGATTCGATCATTATTTTCCAGGCTCCAGCGGATAGATATATATCTATATCTCTTAACATATGGTCATAGGGCATGTTCTCTGTCTCCCATATCTCGTGAGCCCCTCCAGCCCCTTTCACAAGGGATACCTCTGGCTTTGGCTTTAGCCCAGCCTTTTTAACTGCTTTCACAAGCTCTACCTTATCCTCATCCTCTATATCTATATATCCGCTTGAGATCTCCACTATATCGAATTCTAGGGAGGATGCCTCTTCTAGGTACTTATCAAAGGCATCTGGACCCTGGATCAAAACCCTCTCTGTGAAGCCCCCTGTTGAAACCAGTATTCCGTAGTCATGGCATAGCCTGTTGATCCTGAGCACGATCTCTCTTGGGTGGAGCCTCATAGAGCCACCTGAGTATTTAAATATATCTATATAGTCCCCCGCTATCTCGAATAGCTCTCTAAGATATGTGGGTGTTACAACAACATAGTAGCTACCCCTTATCTCCGTTAAACCCCTATCCCTGGGCTTTGGTGGGAGCTCATCTATCTCTATAAATTCGAATGCCTTCATATTCCTACCATATTATCTAGGCTTGGAGGCTTATAACATGGCTCTGGCTAGCTATTTCTAATAGCCCTAGCCTTAGAGGATCTATATTCCTCTATAAGCCTCTCAAGATCCTCCTCCGATATGCCGATGGGTGTGGGTATAGACTCATATATAGATCTATATTGATCTTTGATTGCCTTGAGATTCTCTCTATCGATAAGCACATATCTACTCGATATCGCGATCACACTATCCTGGGGTATCTCGACGCACACCACATGGCTAGATCTATCGCCTATATATCTCACACCACATTGTGGAGCAACCACTATGACCCTCTTAAGCCTCTCCCTAAGATACTCTAGATCCCCTCTCCTCATATTTGAGAAGTCATCCACATATATAATATATAGCATATCCTCCAGCTCCCCACGCCTCTCTATATCCTCTATATCTGGGCTATCTATCGGCTGGTATATCCTCGGCACCTTCCTATACCCCCTCTCCTCATAATCCAGAACTATCTTCTTAAGCCCCTCTAGATCCCTTTTAAGCTCTTCGAAACCCTCCTCAAGAGATCTATAGGATTCCTGGCATATCCTCAGCCTCTCCATGAGGGATGATGCAAGTCTATCCCTCTCAACATCTAGCCTAATCCTCCTCTTAAACTCCTCATACTCGCTCGCCACTCTTCTAAGCTCTGCCTCTAGCTCTCTAACCCTGTCTATCAGGGATTGTCTCTCGGATAGGAGGGCTGAGATCCTTGCTTCGAGGTTCTTAACCTTGCTCTCCTCCTCTATAACCCCTCTAACGATCCTCTGGATAACCCCTATCTCTCTACTTAGATCCCCCTCTATCTCTAAGAGGAGATCCTCGATAGCTGATTCTATTGCAGAGGCTATAGTCGAGCCCCTTATAATCTCGGCCTTAACCTTGTGGGATGGGATCTTTATCTCTAGGGATTCTAGGATCCTCTCAACCTGCTCGAACTTCTTGGAATACTCCTTATATGCTAGGAGACATGCTGCCAAGGCATCCCTCTCATGTATAGATCCAACCTGGTGGCCTGTTGATGCTACTAGAGAGCTCTTCTCCGAGTCGCTCACAACATATTCAGGCTCATATACCTTTGCGTTGAAGGCTGCTGCAACCCTTCTAACAGCATCTGGCAGGGGTTTCTTATCACTTGCAACCAATATGGGTGTGCCGTATTTTATAATCGATGATATTGCCTGGTATACATCGCCTCCCCTTATAGTCTCTGTCGCTATAACCCTCCCATCTAGATCTATTACAGCTATTCCATAGGCAGCCCCTGGATCTACACCGACTATCACGGGTTTTAATTTCCTCTCAACATCCTCAGAGATCATTATCTTAGTCCTGGCTATAGGTTTAACCCTAACGATAACATATCTCCCCCTCTTACTCCTAACAATCCCTGAAAGCCTCTCCCTCGGGGCATCTACTATGAAGACAGCCCTGTCCAACCCTCCCTCGGATTTTCTATAGGATAGCTGATAGGGTATCCCCTCCCTATCTAGGGCCTCCTTGATCTTTCTAACATATCTCAGCACAGCTGTTCTGAGGCTCCTCAGATATCTATCCTCAGAGCTACCCCCAGCCCTACCAGATCTCCCTTTGGAGACAACTATCTTTGTTCTCTCCTCCCAAACCCTTATAGCCTGCCCAATACCCTTCTGACCTAGCATAGCTAGGATCCTGGCTGTGGTCTGTGGATCCGGCTTTCTCTTTATATCTAGAAGCCCGTGCTCGGCAGCAACCTCCCTCAGATCTCTATACCCCGTTGCTATGTCGAATGTTGCTAGGAGTATCTGGCTCTTATATGGGAATAGCGATAGGATCTTAACGAGCTCCCTCTTAGATCTTGCGAGCTCATATAGGTTATCAAGAACAATATAGTCTGGCTTATACTCGAGGGCTAGCCTGATAACCTTTGCAAGGGGTATGTCAGAGGCCTCGTATATGACCTCGCCGTTCTTCACAATCGATATGGCGTATGTCGCCTTTAGCCTAGATGCTGGGCTCCCCCTATAAAGATCTATTCCCATCGAGACTAGCTCTCTCTCACCGATCATCATAACCCCCCACAACCCTTTTAACGAGAACCCCTGCCTCTACCTCTAAACCAAATCTCTTTCTGAAGAACTCCGCTATGTACCCTAGATCCCTCTCCAGGATCTCTATGGCGTTATCCTCACTTGATCTAATCCACTGTGGCCAGTCGATCACATATGGCTCCTCACCCTCGCTAGATACTATGACATTATATGGGCTTAGATCTCCATGGACTATGCCGGCCTCTTGATAGGCTTTTCTAGCCGTCTCCACTATCCCCTCTAGAACAGCTTGTGGATCCTTTAGATCCTTCGCCCTATATAGATCTACACCCTCTATATAGCTTGTAACAATAGCATTATACTCCCTCCCAAAGGCCCTGGGAACCCTTGCCCCCAGCTTCCACATGGCATCCAAAGCCCTATACTCCCTCTCAGCCGAGACAATGCTTCTAGCACCCCACCAGAGCTCCTCGAATCGTGGGCCGTAGCTCCTCACCCTAACTATATGTCTGAAGCTCGTGATCCCTATCCTATGGAATTTAACTGCTAGAGGCTCTCCACCCTTGGTTGCTAGGTATACAAGGCTCTCCTTCCCAAGCCCTATCCTCTCGCCAAGGCCATCTATCAGCCCTCTTCTCAGTAGGCCGTGTAGGGAGGCTATGTTAAGCCCTGTGAATGTTAGTCTATACATCGTTGGATAGCTCTTATGAGGGGTTATCAGCTTGTTATCAACAAGGTTTCTCAAACTCCTATAGAGGATGGAGTCGGGTATACCGGTTCTAGCCCTTATAACATCTGCCGGGACATATTCATATAGCTTTGCAACTGAGGCCATGCTCCTCAGAACAAGTATCTCCTCTCTGCTAAGCCTCGAGTATATCTTCCAGAGCAGGGTCCACCCTCCAGCTATGTAAGCCCCTTCTCACCATATTCTGTGGATATATATAGGATCTGGCTACCCCTTATCAAGATCTTCCCAAATTTCGTTGCAGGCTCGTTACTACCCTCCTTAACCTGTACAGCATCGCTGAGAACCACGTTCATTGTGCCATCTGTAAGGTCTAGCCTTCCTATGAATTCAGAGCCATCCTTCAGCTTCACCATCACAGTCTTCGATGTAGCTGATCTCAACACCTTTATAGGGCTCTCAGGCCTCTGATGGACTGGCAAGACATGCCCCATCTAGATATAAGGACGAGACATTAATAAAGCTTAGCCTCGAGTGGATGCCTGCTACCATATTTTCGAGCTATATCTAAGCCTCGCCAGATCCTCGTCTCCCGAGGGTTTTCTAAGTATATATAGCTTTTCGTGGTAGATTAGGAGGAAATCCCTGTTCCTCAGCTTCCTCCAAACCTCCCTCGTTGTCTTCATCTTATGCTGGATCTTCACCACCTCCTCCCTCAATATAAAGCCCCTTCTAAGGAGGAT is drawn from Sulfolobales archaeon and contains these coding sequences:
- a CDS encoding DNA cytosine methyltransferase, translating into MRRGYIAGVVDLFSGAGGFSRGFSEAGFEILMGVDSDRSAIRSYKANFPEAVALQEDIQEIGGEDIISILGGRPLIVIGGPPCEAFTGANPERMRDPLDRLYRDPIGRLVIHFIRIVSELEPEVFVMENVPGIMEPPLDEVIEDLFRRAGYREIYFNILRAEDYGTPSKRTRVFISNIEIKPRKRRPPTAGEALSNLPPPGSGIPNHEYVSLSPRKSKRIARVRRGDSLYLFEGAGGRRLPNYIRIDPRDIAPTVMGSSRFIHPYEDRLLTVREQARLMGFPDNHIFLGGRDEQYNQVGEAVPPPLAKAIAEEIMKQISPETEYR
- a CDS encoding transcription factor, translated to MLLNRMSAGNSTGIGLNVVMEIVRSTFGEPSRQVFEILLRVNREVQDEEIASMSGLHVNEVRRILYKLAEHGFVTSRRIRDRETGYYVYFWRANIEYLPQILIARKKIVMNKLISRLRYEETYVFTCSGCKDNERFSFDDALSNDFKCPHCGAPLSPVDNSLIIKRLKELIELIRLGVERDEKRLYSRGR
- a CDS encoding phosphosulfolactate synthase, whose translation is MKAFEFIEIDELPPKPRDRGLTEIRGSYYVVVTPTYLRELFEIAGDYIDIFKYSGGSMRLHPREIVLRINRLCHDYGILVSTGGFTERVLIQGPDAFDKYLEEASSLEFDIVEISSGYIDIEDEDKVELVKAVKKAGLKPKPEVSLVKGAGGAHEIWETENMPYDHMLRDIDIYLSAGAWKIMIESEGITEGVRKWRTDIVETLIKRYGLEKLMFEAAERPVFRWYIYTFGRDVNLFIDHTQVIELTALRTGLWAPKEPWGKVRYKPRTT
- a CDS encoding DUF460 domain-containing protein — protein: MMIGERELVSMGIDLYRGSPASRLKATYAISIVKNGEVIYEASDIPLAKVIRLALEYKPDYIVLDNLYELARSKRELVKILSLFPYKSQILLATFDIATGYRDLREVAAEHGLLDIKRKPDPQTTARILAMLGQKGIGQAIRVWEERTKIVVSKGRSGRAGGSSEDRYLRSLRTAVLRYVRKIKEALDREGIPYQLSYRKSEGGLDRAVFIVDAPRERLSGIVRSKRGRYVIVRVKPIARTKIMISEDVERKLKPVIVGVDPGAAYGIAVIDLDGRVIATETIRGGDVYQAISSIIKYGTPILVASDKKPLPDAVRRVAAAFNAKVYEPEYVVSDSEKSSLVASTGHQVGSIHERDALAACLLAYKEYSKKFEQVERILESLEIKIPSHKVKAEIIRGSTIASAIESAIEDLLLEIEGDLSREIGVIQRIVRGVIEEESKVKNLEARISALLSERQSLIDRVRELEAELRRVASEYEEFKRRIRLDVERDRLASSLMERLRICQESYRSLEEGFEELKRDLEGLKKIVLDYEERGYRKVPRIYQPIDSPDIEDIERRGELEDMLYIIYVDDFSNMRRGDLEYLRERLKRVIVVAPQCGVRYIGDRSSHVVCVEIPQDSVIAISSRYVLIDRENLKAIKDQYRSIYESIPTPIGISEEDLERLIEEYRSSKARAIRNS
- a CDS encoding RIO1 family regulatory kinase/ATPase — encoded protein: MAGGWTLLWKIYSRLSREEILVLRSMASVAKLYEYVPADVIRARTGIPDSILYRSLRNLVDNKLITPHKSYPTMYRLTFTGLNIASLHGLLRRGLIDGLGERIGLGKESLVYLATKGGEPLAVKFHRIGITSFRHIVRVRSYGPRFEELWWGARSIVSAEREYRALDAMWKLGARVPRAFGREYNAIVTSYIEGVDLYRAKDLKDPQAVLEGIVETARKAYQEAGIVHGDLSPYNVIVSSEGEEPYVIDWPQWIRSSEDNAIEILERDLGYIAEFFRKRFGLEVEAGVLVKRVVGGYDDR
- a CDS encoding U6 snRNA-associated Sm-like protein LSm6 is translated as MPVHQRPESPIKVLRSATSKTVMVKLKDGSEFIGRLDLTDGTMNVVLSDAVQVKEGSNEPATKFGKILIRGSQILYISTEYGEKGLT